Proteins found in one Mesorhizobium sp. CAU 1732 genomic segment:
- a CDS encoding class II aldolase and adducin N-terminal domain-containing protein: protein MSVTQISERAGSNLQFYEQRVDLAAAFRWTARLNMHEAVANHFSLAVNDDGTQLLINPNQMHFSRIRASDLLLIDANDPDTMKRPDAPDPTAWGLHGAIHRNVPHARCVMHVHSVHATVLASLADSRLPAIDQNSAMFFGRVVVDEHYGGLAFEEEGERCSRLFADPKSKVMVMGNHGVLVIGETVGDTFDRLYYFERACETYIKALWTGQALRVLPDAVAETVARQMDAYPVDNAGRHLQELKAILDEEGSTYRN, encoded by the coding sequence ATGAGCGTTACCCAGATCAGCGAGCGCGCGGGCTCCAACCTCCAGTTCTACGAGCAGCGCGTCGATCTCGCCGCAGCCTTCCGCTGGACTGCCCGCCTGAACATGCACGAGGCAGTGGCCAATCATTTCTCGCTCGCGGTCAACGACGACGGCACGCAGCTTCTCATCAATCCGAACCAGATGCATTTCTCGCGCATCCGTGCGAGCGACCTTTTGCTGATCGATGCGAACGACCCGGACACGATGAAGCGGCCCGACGCGCCCGACCCCACCGCGTGGGGCCTGCATGGCGCGATCCATCGCAACGTTCCCCATGCGCGCTGCGTCATGCATGTGCACTCCGTCCACGCCACGGTTCTGGCCTCGCTGGCGGATTCGCGCCTGCCGGCGATCGACCAGAATTCGGCGATGTTCTTCGGTCGCGTCGTCGTCGACGAGCATTATGGCGGGCTTGCCTTCGAGGAGGAGGGTGAGCGCTGCTCGCGCCTGTTCGCCGATCCGAAGTCCAAGGTCATGGTGATGGGAAACCACGGCGTGCTGGTCATCGGCGAGACGGTGGGCGACACATTCGACCGTCTCTATTATTTCGAGCGCGCCTGCGAGACCTACATCAAGGCCCTGTGGACCGGGCAGGCCCTGCGCGTCCTGCCGGACGCGGTGGCCGAAACCGTTGCCCGGCAGATGGATGCCTATCCCGTCGACAATGCCGGCCGCCACCTCCAGGAACTGAAGGCGATCCTCGACGAGGAAGGCTCTACCTACCGGAACTGA